The Anabrus simplex isolate iqAnaSimp1 chromosome 1, ASM4041472v1, whole genome shotgun sequence genome window below encodes:
- the LOC137500425 gene encoding uncharacterized protein, producing the protein MLHMIFRFLLLGLDDDEIFEMLDGVYPNNSDIEIEDEDVEADIQAPAVSTGVLEEGASDDDDDDDDANDGTVSNGDVSARRDPTQRWRHKTEFLGPSHHAPFMAK; encoded by the exons ATGTTACACATGATCTTCCGATTTCTTTTGTTAGGGCTGGATGATGATGAGATTTTTGAGATGTTGGATGGCGTATATCCAAACAATTCAGATATTGAAATTGAAGATGAGGATGTTGAGGCTGACATTCAAGCTCCAGCAGTTAGTACTGGCGTTCTGGAAGAAGgagcttctgatgatgatgatgatgatgatgatgctaatgatgGAACAGTTTCCAATGGTGACGTTTCTGCCAGAAGGGATCCTACTCAGCGATGGCGCCACAAAACAGA gtttctgGGGCCATCTCATCATGCCCCTTTCATGGCCAAGTGA